In Eschrichtius robustus isolate mEscRob2 chromosome 2, mEscRob2.pri, whole genome shotgun sequence, a single window of DNA contains:
- the LOC137758502 gene encoding protocadherin beta-4 isoform X1, translated as METLERIQQNRQVMTFILMVFLSQAHPAPIRYSVLEETESVSFIAHLTKDLGLGIGELAARSAQVVCDDDKQRLLLDRQTGDLLLREKLDREDLCGPVEPCVLHFQVFLETPVQFFEGELLIQDINDHSPVFPNREMLLKIPENSQPGTVFPLKLAQDLDVGSNALQKYTISPNSHFHVVTRNHSEGKKYPDLVQDKALDREEQPEFSLTLMALDGGSPPRSGTSMLRILIMDVNDNAPKFVHTPYEVQVLENSPLHSPILTVSARDVDAGNFGTVSYGLFQASEEIKQTFSINEVTGEIRLTKKLDFEQIKSYHVEIEATDGGGLSGKGTVVIEVVDVNDNAPELTIPSLTCSIPENAPETVVSIFRIRDRDSGDNGRMVCSIPDNLPFILKPTFKNFYTLVTESPLDRESRAEYNITITVTDMGTPRLKTEHNITVLVSDVNDNAPAFTQTSYTLSVRENNSPALHIGTVRATDRDAGANAQVTYSLLPPLDPHVPLASLVSINPDNGHLFALRSLDYEALRAFEFRVGAADRGSPALSSQALVRVLVADDNDNAPFVLYPLQNASAPCTELVPRAAEAGYLVTKVVAVDGDSGQNAWLSYQLLKATEPGLFGVWAHNGEVRTARLLSERDAAKHRLVVLVKDNGEPPLSASVTLHVLLVDGFSQPYLPAPEAEAAAAAPAAPLTVHLVVALASVSTLFLFSVLVFVAVRLCRRGGAASVGRCSVPEGPFPGHLVDVSGTGTLSQSYQYEVCLTGGHGTGEFKFLKPVFPNLLDQNTEREIKRKPQLQE; from the coding sequence ATGGAGACGCTAGAGAGAATTCAACAGAACAGGCAAGTGATGACCTTTATTTTGATGGTATTCTTGTCTCAGGCTCACCCTGCGCCTATTCGTTATTCTGTGCTGGAAGAAACAGAGAGCGTCTCCTTTATAGCCCATTTGACCAAGGACCTGGGCCTGGGAATTGGGGAGCTGGCCGCCCGGTCGGCCCAGGTGGTGTGTGACGATGACAAGCAGCGCTTGCTGCTAGATCGCCAGACTGGAGATTTGCTTTTGAGGGAGAAACTAGACCGGGAAGATTTATGTGGCCCCGTTGAACCCTGTGTGTTGCATTTCCAAGTGTTCCTGGAAACTCCGGTGCAGTTTTTTGAAGGAGAACTATTAATCCAGGACATAAATGACCACTCCCCAGTATTCCCAAATAGGGAAATGCTCCTGAAAATACCGGAAAACAGCCAGCCAGGGACTGTTTTTCCGTTGAAATTAGCTCAGGATTTGGATGTGGGCAGCAATGCTCTTCAAAAATACACTATCAGCCCCAATTCTCATTTTCACGTTGTCACTCGAAATCATAGTGAGGGCAAGAAATATCCAGATTTGGTGCAGGACAAAGCACTGGATCGAGAGGAGCAGCCTGAGTTCAGCTTAACCCTCATGGCGCTGGATGGTGGGTCTCCACCTAGGTCTGGCACCAGCATGTTACGAATCCTGATCATGGATGTCAATGACAATGCTCCTAAGTTTGTGCACACTCCATATGAGGTGCAGGTTCTGGAAAACAGCCCCCTACACTCCCCAATACTTACTGTTTCAGCTAGGGATGTAGATGCTGGAAACTTTGGGACTGTTTCCTACGGCTTGTTCCAAGCATCAGAGGAAATTAAACAAACTTTCTCAATAAATGAAGTCACAGGAGAAATCCGACTGACAAAGAAATTGGATTTTGAACAAATTAAATCTTACCACGTGGAAATTGAGGCTACAGATGGAGGAGGCCTTTCCGGAAAAGGCACTGTAGTCATAGAGGTGGTAGATGTGAATGACAACGCCCCTGAACTTACCATACCTTCACTCACCTGCTCCATCCCAGAAAATGCTCCTGAGACTGTAGTCTCCATCTTCCGAATTCGAGATAGAGACTCCGGAGACAATGGAAGGATGGTTTGCTCTATTCCAGATAATCTGCCATTCATTCTAAAACCGACTTTCAAGAATTTCTACACCCTGGTAACAGAGAGCCCGCTGGACAGAGAGAGCAGAGCCGAGTACAacatcaccatcaccgtcacaGATATGGGAACCCCCAGGCTGAAAACCGAGCACAACATAACCGTGCTGGTGTCCGACGTCAACGACAACGCCCCCGCCTTCACCCAGACCTCCTACACCCTGTCCGTCCGCGAGAACAACAGCCCCGCCCTGCACATCGGCACCGTCCGCGCCACAGACAGAGACGCGGGCGCCAACGCCCAGGTCACCTACTCGCTGCTGCCGCCCCTCGACCCGCACGTGCCCCTGGCCTCCCTGGTGTCCATCAACCCGGACAACGGCCACCTGTTCGCCCTGAGGTCCCTGGACTACGAGGCCCTGCGGGCGTTCGAGTTCCGCGTGGGCGCCGCCGACCGCGGCTCGCCCGCGCTCAGCAGCCAGGCGCTGGTGCGCGTGCTCGTGGCGGACGACAACGACAACGCGCCCTTCGTGCTGTACCCGCTGCAGAACGCCTCGGCGCCCTGCACCGAGCTGGTGCCCAGGGCGGCCGAGGCGGGCTACCTGGTGACCAAGGTGGTGGCGGTGGACGGCGACTCGGGCCAGAACGCCTGGCTCTCGTACCAGCTGCTCAAGGCCACGGAGCCCGGGCTGTTCGGCGTGTGGGCGCACAACGGCGAGGTGCGCACGGCCCGGCTGCTGAGCGAGCGCGACGCGGCCAAGCACAGGCTGGTGGTGCTGGTCAAGGACAACGGCGAGCCGCCGCTGTCGGCCAGCGTCACGCTGCACGTGCTGCTGGTGGACGGCTTCTCGCAGCCCTACCTGCCGGCCCCGGAAGCGGAAGCGGCGGCCGCGGCGCCGGCGGCCCCTCTCACCGTCCACCTGGTGGTCGCCTTGGCGTCGGTGTCGACGCTCTTCCTCTTCTCGGTGCTGGTGTTCGTCGCGGTGCGGCTGTGCAGGAGGGGCGGGGCGGCCTCGGTGGGTCGCTGCTCGGTGCCCGAGGGCCCCTTTCCGGGCCACCTGGTGGACGTCAGCGGCACGGGGACCCTGTCCCAGAGCTACCAGTACGAGGTGTGTCTGACGGGAGGCCATGGAACTGGTGAGTTCAAATTCCTGAAGCCAGTATTTCCCAACCTCTTGGATCagaacacagagagagaaattaaaagaaagccccAACTGCAGGAGTAG
- the LOC137758502 gene encoding protocadherin beta-4 isoform X3, with product MLLKIPENSQPGTVFPLKLAQDLDVGSNALQKYTISPNSHFHVVTRNHSEGKKYPDLVQDKALDREEQPEFSLTLMALDGGSPPRSGTSMLRILIMDVNDNAPKFVHTPYEVQVLENSPLHSPILTVSARDVDAGNFGTVSYGLFQASEEIKQTFSINEVTGEIRLTKKLDFEQIKSYHVEIEATDGGGLSGKGTVVIEVVDVNDNAPELTIPSLTCSIPENAPETVVSIFRIRDRDSGDNGRMVCSIPDNLPFILKPTFKNFYTLVTESPLDRESRAEYNITITVTDMGTPRLKTEHNITVLVSDVNDNAPAFTQTSYTLSVRENNSPALHIGTVRATDRDAGANAQVTYSLLPPLDPHVPLASLVSINPDNGHLFALRSLDYEALRAFEFRVGAADRGSPALSSQALVRVLVADDNDNAPFVLYPLQNASAPCTELVPRAAEAGYLVTKVVAVDGDSGQNAWLSYQLLKATEPGLFGVWAHNGEVRTARLLSERDAAKHRLVVLVKDNGEPPLSASVTLHVLLVDGFSQPYLPAPEAEAAAAAPAAPLTVHLVVALASVSTLFLFSVLVFVAVRLCRRGGAASVGRCSVPEGPFPGHLVDVSGTGTLSQSYQYEVCLTGGHGTELFLEASLSS from the coding sequence ATGCTCCTGAAAATACCGGAAAACAGCCAGCCAGGGACTGTTTTTCCGTTGAAATTAGCTCAGGATTTGGATGTGGGCAGCAATGCTCTTCAAAAATACACTATCAGCCCCAATTCTCATTTTCACGTTGTCACTCGAAATCATAGTGAGGGCAAGAAATATCCAGATTTGGTGCAGGACAAAGCACTGGATCGAGAGGAGCAGCCTGAGTTCAGCTTAACCCTCATGGCGCTGGATGGTGGGTCTCCACCTAGGTCTGGCACCAGCATGTTACGAATCCTGATCATGGATGTCAATGACAATGCTCCTAAGTTTGTGCACACTCCATATGAGGTGCAGGTTCTGGAAAACAGCCCCCTACACTCCCCAATACTTACTGTTTCAGCTAGGGATGTAGATGCTGGAAACTTTGGGACTGTTTCCTACGGCTTGTTCCAAGCATCAGAGGAAATTAAACAAACTTTCTCAATAAATGAAGTCACAGGAGAAATCCGACTGACAAAGAAATTGGATTTTGAACAAATTAAATCTTACCACGTGGAAATTGAGGCTACAGATGGAGGAGGCCTTTCCGGAAAAGGCACTGTAGTCATAGAGGTGGTAGATGTGAATGACAACGCCCCTGAACTTACCATACCTTCACTCACCTGCTCCATCCCAGAAAATGCTCCTGAGACTGTAGTCTCCATCTTCCGAATTCGAGATAGAGACTCCGGAGACAATGGAAGGATGGTTTGCTCTATTCCAGATAATCTGCCATTCATTCTAAAACCGACTTTCAAGAATTTCTACACCCTGGTAACAGAGAGCCCGCTGGACAGAGAGAGCAGAGCCGAGTACAacatcaccatcaccgtcacaGATATGGGAACCCCCAGGCTGAAAACCGAGCACAACATAACCGTGCTGGTGTCCGACGTCAACGACAACGCCCCCGCCTTCACCCAGACCTCCTACACCCTGTCCGTCCGCGAGAACAACAGCCCCGCCCTGCACATCGGCACCGTCCGCGCCACAGACAGAGACGCGGGCGCCAACGCCCAGGTCACCTACTCGCTGCTGCCGCCCCTCGACCCGCACGTGCCCCTGGCCTCCCTGGTGTCCATCAACCCGGACAACGGCCACCTGTTCGCCCTGAGGTCCCTGGACTACGAGGCCCTGCGGGCGTTCGAGTTCCGCGTGGGCGCCGCCGACCGCGGCTCGCCCGCGCTCAGCAGCCAGGCGCTGGTGCGCGTGCTCGTGGCGGACGACAACGACAACGCGCCCTTCGTGCTGTACCCGCTGCAGAACGCCTCGGCGCCCTGCACCGAGCTGGTGCCCAGGGCGGCCGAGGCGGGCTACCTGGTGACCAAGGTGGTGGCGGTGGACGGCGACTCGGGCCAGAACGCCTGGCTCTCGTACCAGCTGCTCAAGGCCACGGAGCCCGGGCTGTTCGGCGTGTGGGCGCACAACGGCGAGGTGCGCACGGCCCGGCTGCTGAGCGAGCGCGACGCGGCCAAGCACAGGCTGGTGGTGCTGGTCAAGGACAACGGCGAGCCGCCGCTGTCGGCCAGCGTCACGCTGCACGTGCTGCTGGTGGACGGCTTCTCGCAGCCCTACCTGCCGGCCCCGGAAGCGGAAGCGGCGGCCGCGGCGCCGGCGGCCCCTCTCACCGTCCACCTGGTGGTCGCCTTGGCGTCGGTGTCGACGCTCTTCCTCTTCTCGGTGCTGGTGTTCGTCGCGGTGCGGCTGTGCAGGAGGGGCGGGGCGGCCTCGGTGGGTCGCTGCTCGGTGCCCGAGGGCCCCTTTCCGGGCCACCTGGTGGACGTCAGCGGCACGGGGACCCTGTCCCAGAGCTACCAGTACGAGGTGTGTCTGACGGGAGGCCATGGAACTG
- the LOC137758502 gene encoding protocadherin beta-4 isoform X2 has protein sequence MLLKIPENSQPGTVFPLKLAQDLDVGSNALQKYTISPNSHFHVVTRNHSEGKKYPDLVQDKALDREEQPEFSLTLMALDGGSPPRSGTSMLRILIMDVNDNAPKFVHTPYEVQVLENSPLHSPILTVSARDVDAGNFGTVSYGLFQASEEIKQTFSINEVTGEIRLTKKLDFEQIKSYHVEIEATDGGGLSGKGTVVIEVVDVNDNAPELTIPSLTCSIPENAPETVVSIFRIRDRDSGDNGRMVCSIPDNLPFILKPTFKNFYTLVTESPLDRESRAEYNITITVTDMGTPRLKTEHNITVLVSDVNDNAPAFTQTSYTLSVRENNSPALHIGTVRATDRDAGANAQVTYSLLPPLDPHVPLASLVSINPDNGHLFALRSLDYEALRAFEFRVGAADRGSPALSSQALVRVLVADDNDNAPFVLYPLQNASAPCTELVPRAAEAGYLVTKVVAVDGDSGQNAWLSYQLLKATEPGLFGVWAHNGEVRTARLLSERDAAKHRLVVLVKDNGEPPLSASVTLHVLLVDGFSQPYLPAPEAEAAAAAPAAPLTVHLVVALASVSTLFLFSVLVFVAVRLCRRGGAASVGRCSVPEGPFPGHLVDVSGTGTLSQSYQYEVCLTGGHGTGGADSIPGRGN, from the coding sequence ATGCTCCTGAAAATACCGGAAAACAGCCAGCCAGGGACTGTTTTTCCGTTGAAATTAGCTCAGGATTTGGATGTGGGCAGCAATGCTCTTCAAAAATACACTATCAGCCCCAATTCTCATTTTCACGTTGTCACTCGAAATCATAGTGAGGGCAAGAAATATCCAGATTTGGTGCAGGACAAAGCACTGGATCGAGAGGAGCAGCCTGAGTTCAGCTTAACCCTCATGGCGCTGGATGGTGGGTCTCCACCTAGGTCTGGCACCAGCATGTTACGAATCCTGATCATGGATGTCAATGACAATGCTCCTAAGTTTGTGCACACTCCATATGAGGTGCAGGTTCTGGAAAACAGCCCCCTACACTCCCCAATACTTACTGTTTCAGCTAGGGATGTAGATGCTGGAAACTTTGGGACTGTTTCCTACGGCTTGTTCCAAGCATCAGAGGAAATTAAACAAACTTTCTCAATAAATGAAGTCACAGGAGAAATCCGACTGACAAAGAAATTGGATTTTGAACAAATTAAATCTTACCACGTGGAAATTGAGGCTACAGATGGAGGAGGCCTTTCCGGAAAAGGCACTGTAGTCATAGAGGTGGTAGATGTGAATGACAACGCCCCTGAACTTACCATACCTTCACTCACCTGCTCCATCCCAGAAAATGCTCCTGAGACTGTAGTCTCCATCTTCCGAATTCGAGATAGAGACTCCGGAGACAATGGAAGGATGGTTTGCTCTATTCCAGATAATCTGCCATTCATTCTAAAACCGACTTTCAAGAATTTCTACACCCTGGTAACAGAGAGCCCGCTGGACAGAGAGAGCAGAGCCGAGTACAacatcaccatcaccgtcacaGATATGGGAACCCCCAGGCTGAAAACCGAGCACAACATAACCGTGCTGGTGTCCGACGTCAACGACAACGCCCCCGCCTTCACCCAGACCTCCTACACCCTGTCCGTCCGCGAGAACAACAGCCCCGCCCTGCACATCGGCACCGTCCGCGCCACAGACAGAGACGCGGGCGCCAACGCCCAGGTCACCTACTCGCTGCTGCCGCCCCTCGACCCGCACGTGCCCCTGGCCTCCCTGGTGTCCATCAACCCGGACAACGGCCACCTGTTCGCCCTGAGGTCCCTGGACTACGAGGCCCTGCGGGCGTTCGAGTTCCGCGTGGGCGCCGCCGACCGCGGCTCGCCCGCGCTCAGCAGCCAGGCGCTGGTGCGCGTGCTCGTGGCGGACGACAACGACAACGCGCCCTTCGTGCTGTACCCGCTGCAGAACGCCTCGGCGCCCTGCACCGAGCTGGTGCCCAGGGCGGCCGAGGCGGGCTACCTGGTGACCAAGGTGGTGGCGGTGGACGGCGACTCGGGCCAGAACGCCTGGCTCTCGTACCAGCTGCTCAAGGCCACGGAGCCCGGGCTGTTCGGCGTGTGGGCGCACAACGGCGAGGTGCGCACGGCCCGGCTGCTGAGCGAGCGCGACGCGGCCAAGCACAGGCTGGTGGTGCTGGTCAAGGACAACGGCGAGCCGCCGCTGTCGGCCAGCGTCACGCTGCACGTGCTGCTGGTGGACGGCTTCTCGCAGCCCTACCTGCCGGCCCCGGAAGCGGAAGCGGCGGCCGCGGCGCCGGCGGCCCCTCTCACCGTCCACCTGGTGGTCGCCTTGGCGTCGGTGTCGACGCTCTTCCTCTTCTCGGTGCTGGTGTTCGTCGCGGTGCGGCTGTGCAGGAGGGGCGGGGCGGCCTCGGTGGGTCGCTGCTCGGTGCCCGAGGGCCCCTTTCCGGGCCACCTGGTGGACGTCAGCGGCACGGGGACCCTGTCCCAGAGCTACCAGTACGAGGTGTGTCTGACGGGAGGCCATGGAACTG